In Aerococcaceae bacterium zg-252, the genomic window CGCTTGCGTGAAAAAATTGAAGATGCACCGAGTCATCCAACATATATTGTGACACGTCGTGGTGTTGGGTATTTCTTGAAGACACCAGAACAGGACGCTTAAATAGATGAAGAGACAATTTTCTTTTATTCAGTCGATACATATTAAAATTCCAATGTTGTTCATCTTTATTTTGTTGATTGCTTTTCAATTTATCGGAGTCTTTTTTATCGATCAATTACAATCGCAAGCTGTCACAACTTTTAAAGAAACATGGAATACGCAATCTAGTTTTTTAATTAATAATGTTCGACCTCTATTAGAGCCGACTGACAACAACAGTCAGTCGGCTTCAAATATAGAGTCACAGTTAAGTCAAATATTAGCAACCTTTACAACAGAAGAAGCAACACGTATTTATATTTTAAATACACAAGGATATGTTCTGGCAACTAATCAAAGTGGGCTTATCAATACAATTGGGCAGCGTACTGAAAATGAAAATGCTCTTTCGGTTGCGACCACTCGTCAAGCTTATGCACAGGAATTGCATGACTATGTACGGAATAATCGAATGTATATTTTGATTCGACCAATTATGTCACAAGATAATTCACAATTTTTAGGTATCGTGTCGATTGAAGCGAGTATGAACCCAATCTATAATCAAACAAATTCGGTTATGCTTGTGTTTCTTCAATCGGCTGTAATTGCGATTATTGTAGCATTTGTGATTGCTTTACTGTTATCGCAAGCATTAACACATCCGATTGCTGAAATCAGACGTCAAGCGATGCGTATTTCAGACGGGGTATATAATTATCCAGCGAGTGTTTATGGACAAGATGAGTTAGGGGACTTAGCGTTTACGGTCAATGAATTGGCAGTTAAGGTTAAGGAGAGTCAAGAATCAATTGAAGCCGAGCGGCAGCGATTGGACGGAATTTTACGACACATGACCGACGGCGTTATTGGTACCGACCGTCGTGGAAATGTATTGCTAGTAAATGAGCGTGCTGTTGAGTTATTGAATTTAAAACAACAGGATGCACTAGGTATTTCAATTTTATCTTTATTAGGTATTAAGGAAAGCTATTCAGTTAAAGATTTGCTTGTTGGGGACAATGAAGTGTTGATTAATCGCCCAGACGGCACAATTTTAAAAGGTGAAATTGCGATTATTCGTCGTGATACTGGCTTTGTAACTGGACTAGTATGTGTGTTAACCGATATTACGGAGCAAGAGAAAACGGAGCAAGAACGCCGTGAATTTGTATCCAATGTATCGCACGAATTGCGTACACCATTAACAAGTGTGAAAAGTTATAGTGAAGCTTTAATTGACGGTGCATGGAAAGATAATCAGATTGCCCCACAATTTTTAGATGTTATCCAATCTGAAACAAACCGAATGATTCGAATGATTGGTAATTTATTGGATTTATCGAAAATTGACGGTGGTCAAATTAAGCCACAAATGGAATTGATTGACTTTAAACGAATTGTAGCACATATTTTGGATAGATTTGTCTTCACCTTGGAAAATGGAGAAAGTGAGAAGAAATATACTATTCATCGAGATTTTACAAATCGTGAAATCTATTTAGAAATCGACCAAGACCGTATGACGCAAGTGATTGATAATATTATGAACAATGCGATTAAGTATTCACCAGACGGTGGCGAAATTTTCGTTAAAATCGAAGAAACAGAAAATGTGGTAATACTAAGCATTCAAGATGAGGGATTAGGTATTCCGCAGAAAGATATTCCACATTTATTTGAACGCTTTTATCGTGTGGATAAAGCACGTTCTCGTGATCAAGGTGGAACAGGTTTAGGTTTAGCCATTTCCAAAGAAGTCGTAGAATTACATGGAGGTCGTATTTGGGTAGAAAGTGAAGAGAATAAAGGTAGTACTTTCTTTGTTGAATTGCCTTATGCGAATTTTGATTTGGACTTAGATGATGATGAGGGGTGGGATTAACGATGAAAAAATTATCTTTTAGTAATGTTATTTTAACGATTGTTATAGCTATTAGTTTATTTTTAAGTTATTTACTCATCTTTGGCAATATTACCATTTGGTCTATTTTAAGACCGGGTCAAGAAACAGCACAGGTGAATATCCAAAATGATAATGAAACAGCTGTGTCGAATTACTATCAAACGGCGAATCAACGATTGCAAGAAGTTTTGTATCCAACGAATGTTATTATTTCTCAAGATAATCAAGCATATTTGTTAAACCACGAGACAACATTAAAAAGTATCACTACTTTATTGAGTCAACGTCGTGCAACTTTGTCAGGTGATGTGAAAATACCGGATGAAGATGAATACTTGAAATTAATGACACAAAAACGAGTTGAATTAGAGTTTACAACCGTCTTACCATTTCATTTGTTAGATAATTTTATTAAAGATGAAACGGACGAAGAGGATTTTACATTTAATCGGATTATTATTCCAACCAATTCATCAGGAAAAATTTATCTTGTGAATGCAATGACGCATCAGTATATGGAAGCGAAGTTTCCGAGTGGCACGACAGGAAGCAACTTTTTAAAAGAAGCTGAAAATGCTCGTGAACAATGGGTGAAAGCTGAACGGTACAGCTTATCGACTGGGAATCATGTATATTTACCGACGCAAAAAGTCACCATTCCAACGCAAGTCTATACATTGAATATTGTGCCGGAAAATAGTGTCGTTACCTCACTTTTTGGAAATAATCGAACATGGCGTTCAGTAGTGGTGAGTGAAGATTCAGATAATAATAGTATTACCTATCGAAATGCCAATATCGAAATCCAATTAAATCCGCTTGTTCAAATATTAGCGATTAACTATAAAAATAATTCACAAAATGAAGCAAAAAATTTAACGCAGCAAATCGAACAGAGCTATGCACAAGTGCGTCAATTTGAATATTGGACACAAGGCTTACGTTATAATTCACAATCGAATCATTCAACAGCTGTATTTCAGCGGTATCTATTAGGATATCCTGTTTTTTCACCGAATAACACAACACCGTATGCGAGCAGTCGCGTATCTTTTCGTAATAATAATTTAACGTCTTCTATTACACGTTTGACAATGTCGATGCTTTTTTTAGAAGCTCATATCCAAGATCAAAGTCGTGATATGGAATTATTAGATGCGAGTAGCTTGCTTTATGAATTAAATGTGGCAGGTTTTGATGTTTCAGATTTCAGTAATGTTGTCATTGGGTATGAATGGCAACATGATATGGCGAATTTTCAAAAGGTGAATTTTGTCCCAAAATGGTTTTTTGAGAAAAATAATGTATATTATTCATTAAATCAATTAAAAGAAGGAGCAATAAAAGTCGAACGTGAATCAAATGTGGAAAATCGTCAAGCGATAGCGGAACAGGAGGAGCAAAATGGATTTTAAACGTATTCAAATGATGCTCATTCTATTTTTCTTAATCTTTGATGTTTATTTAGGTATTCGTATTTATCAAGAAATTCAAGAAACAGTAGTACGACAAAGTGATTATCAACAATCGAGTTTAGAACAGCGTTTATCTGCACGTGGCATTGTTTTGAATTCGCCATTAGATGAAACAGTGGTCGAAGGGGTATTGGTTAAGACCGAAGATTCGCAATATTTACGAACACATGTGCAAGAATTGCCAGAAGAAGCATTAGATATCACTGTAAATGATAATGGCATTTTGACTGCTATATTTCCACAACCACTGGATTTAGGGGGGCGTATCAATGCGCAAATGACAACCTTACCGGCTGAAGTGGCACAATGGATTCATGAAAATTTTTTAGGTGATCCAAATTTGTTCATCAAAGGTGAGCAATATACACAATATTGGTATTTGCCGTCAACTCGAACGATTATTTTTTGGATGACAGCCATTGATAATATTCCAATTGTAGACGGGTCGGCGGAGATTCGAATCCAATTAGATGAAAACTATAATATTATCTCATATACGCAAACGTATCAATCGGATTTTGTAGCACTAGATGAAACGAAACCGCGCCGCTTGATTACGGCACGAGACGCAGTTGATGTACTCGATGCCAGAATCCAAACGAATCTACCTTCTAATTCGACTATTATTCATATCACATTGAGTTATACGAAATATAAAGAATGGGACGAGATAAATATTTACCTACCGGTTTGGAATATTGTGTATCAACGTTCAGACGGACAAACGGGCTCAATGTTAGTTGATGCGATTAAGGGGCAAGTAGTCGAGCGTATGGCGACACCAACTGTCACACCTTAATGGTTAATGTAAGCTGTATTTATTCTGTGAAATAAGTACAGCTTTTTTGTTGTAGCTATGGTAAAATATGACGAATTGGGTGTCATGCGAGCGATACGTCAAATCAAAAACAAGTGAAAAGCCATAGTGAGTATGGTAAGATAGAAAACGGAAAAAAGTGATAGAGAAATTATTTAAATTGGTAAACATAATGTGGCAAATTACGCTTTTAAAAGAGAAACTTATTGAGTACAGATAAAGTGGACATTATGGCAGTAGTTTGCAGCAGAATAGGAGTGATAGCATGCGTTTAGTAGCAATGGATACATCATCTAGTTGGCTTAGTGTGGCAGTGGCAGATGACACAACGGTATTAGCAAGTCTTAATGAACAAACAAATTTACAGCATGGAACAGTGCTTATACCACGTATTCAACAATTATTATCGGAGCATTCAATTTCGTTGGATTCTATTGAGGGATTGGTCGTAGGCATGGGGCCAGGTTCTTATACCGGTTTGCGTATTGGTGTAACGGCAGCTAAAATGTGGGCTATTAGTAAATCACTTCCTTTATATGAAGTTTCTAGTTTGGCGTTAATGGCAGCGAGTATTTCAAATCCGAAAGTAGATGCTGCGATTATTCCCCTAATGGATGCCAGACGTTTGTCTGCCTATATTGGATATTATCATTATGCCCAAGGTAAATTAGTCGCAGTAGAACCAGATTGTCATCAAGATTGGCAAGAGTGGGTGGTAACACATCACTCCGTTTTAGAGCAATATCAAACGATTTATTTAGTAGGTGAGGCGATTGAACCATTTGCTGACATATTGCGTGAACAATTGTCACAAGTAGAAATTGTGGTACAAATGGCATATCCTAAGACAGATGTTGCCTTGGAATTAATCCAAGAGCCAGTAGCGGATGTACATGTATTAGCACCAAATTACACACAAGTCACGCTAGCTGAACGTGAATGGGCAGAGAAAAAGGAACAGTTGCATGATGATGAAATGGTTCAAACAACAGTTCAATAAATGGCGAAATTGGTTTGCGACGGAACAGCAATCTTTAGATAAACTCCCATTTTTAATGGAAGAAATTATGATGCCAGCTATCGCATTGGAACAGGATATGATGATGCGATTTGCGACAGGTAAAGATATTCCAACATTCGAATCACTTGAAGTAGCTTGTTATAATGGATACTTAGCATGGCAACAACAAGATTTTGTCCATGATTGGTTATACAATCCGTATGCCGTCTACATTGTAGTTGAGCATCAGCAACAAATTATCGCTCTAATTAGTGGACGTATGCGACATCGTCAAGCTCATATTAGTCATGTCATGGTGCTGCCGGATTTTCAAGGCAAAGGGTTAGGGCGACGATTAGTACAACAATGGTTAGCCATTGTATCGGAGCGAAAGATTGAACAAGTGATACTAGAAGTACGTCAAAGCAATCAGCTAGCCCAACAACTCTATCAAAAAGCAGGCTTTATCGTTATTGACCAGCGAGAAAATTATTATTTTAATAATCATGAAACAGCCCTTATTATGAGTTGGCGTAATAAACAAATTGTGTAGTAAAGGAAGTGAATCAGTGGAATATAAAGTCGTCCCTATAAAAGGCAGACAAATGATGTCGCCGATAAAAGAACAAATTGTATCGTTCAACCAAACATTTGGTTGGAGTGCAGAACAGAGCGAAGCTGATTTTGTGAATGAACATAGTGAATACTATTGCTTAGTGGATAAAGATGTAGTGCTTGGTTATATTAGTTTACATCATGTGTTGGACGAAGTGTCAATCAATCATGTGTTTATCCACACCGATTATCGCAAGCAAGGATTAGCGAGTGCATTGGTGGCCTTTGTGATTGAGCAATTAGCGTATCGGCAAGTGAAGCATCTTTTTTTAGAAGTGCGTTCACATAATGAGGCGGCGATTCGTTTGTATGAGACTAGTGGCTTTGAATTATTAGGTAGACGCAAAAATTATTATCAGAATCCAGTTGAAGATGCTTTAATCTATCAAAAGAAAGTAGGGTAAAGAATGAGTGAAACATCGCTAATATTAGCTTTTGAGTCAAGTTGTGATGAAACCAGTGTTGCTGTAATAAAAGACGGTACACAATTGTTAAGTAATGTGGTGGCGTCACAAATTAAAA contains:
- the tsaB gene encoding tRNA (adenosine(37)-N6)-threonylcarbamoyltransferase complex dimerization subunit type 1 TsaB; protein product: MRLVAMDTSSSWLSVAVADDTTVLASLNEQTNLQHGTVLIPRIQQLLSEHSISLDSIEGLVVGMGPGSYTGLRIGVTAAKMWAISKSLPLYEVSSLALMAASISNPKVDAAIIPLMDARRLSAYIGYYHYAQGKLVAVEPDCHQDWQEWVVTHHSVLEQYQTIYLVGEAIEPFADILREQLSQVEIVVQMAYPKTDVALELIQEPVADVHVLAPNYTQVTLAEREWAEKKEQLHDDEMVQTTVQ
- a CDS encoding two-component system regulatory protein YycI, which produces MDFKRIQMMLILFFLIFDVYLGIRIYQEIQETVVRQSDYQQSSLEQRLSARGIVLNSPLDETVVEGVLVKTEDSQYLRTHVQELPEEALDITVNDNGILTAIFPQPLDLGGRINAQMTTLPAEVAQWIHENFLGDPNLFIKGEQYTQYWYLPSTRTIIFWMTAIDNIPIVDGSAEIRIQLDENYNIISYTQTYQSDFVALDETKPRRLITARDAVDVLDARIQTNLPSNSTIIHITLSYTKYKEWDEINIYLPVWNIVYQRSDGQTGSMLVDAIKGQVVERMATPTVTP
- the walK gene encoding cell wall metabolism sensor histidine kinase WalK — protein: MKRQFSFIQSIHIKIPMLFIFILLIAFQFIGVFFIDQLQSQAVTTFKETWNTQSSFLINNVRPLLEPTDNNSQSASNIESQLSQILATFTTEEATRIYILNTQGYVLATNQSGLINTIGQRTENENALSVATTRQAYAQELHDYVRNNRMYILIRPIMSQDNSQFLGIVSIEASMNPIYNQTNSVMLVFLQSAVIAIIVAFVIALLLSQALTHPIAEIRRQAMRISDGVYNYPASVYGQDELGDLAFTVNELAVKVKESQESIEAERQRLDGILRHMTDGVIGTDRRGNVLLVNERAVELLNLKQQDALGISILSLLGIKESYSVKDLLVGDNEVLINRPDGTILKGEIAIIRRDTGFVTGLVCVLTDITEQEKTEQERREFVSNVSHELRTPLTSVKSYSEALIDGAWKDNQIAPQFLDVIQSETNRMIRMIGNLLDLSKIDGGQIKPQMELIDFKRIVAHILDRFVFTLENGESEKKYTIHRDFTNREIYLEIDQDRMTQVIDNIMNNAIKYSPDGGEIFVKIEETENVVILSIQDEGLGIPQKDIPHLFERFYRVDKARSRDQGGTGLGLAISKEVVELHGGRIWVESEENKGSTFFVELPYANFDLDLDDDEGWD
- the rimI gene encoding ribosomal protein S18-alanine N-acetyltransferase yields the protein MMMKWFKQQFNKWRNWFATEQQSLDKLPFLMEEIMMPAIALEQDMMMRFATGKDIPTFESLEVACYNGYLAWQQQDFVHDWLYNPYAVYIVVEHQQQIIALISGRMRHRQAHISHVMVLPDFQGKGLGRRLVQQWLAIVSERKIEQVILEVRQSNQLAQQLYQKAGFIVIDQRENYYFNNHETALIMSWRNKQIV
- the rimI gene encoding ribosomal protein S18-alanine N-acetyltransferase, which codes for MEYKVVPIKGRQMMSPIKEQIVSFNQTFGWSAEQSEADFVNEHSEYYCLVDKDVVLGYISLHHVLDEVSINHVFIHTDYRKQGLASALVAFVIEQLAYRQVKHLFLEVRSHNEAAIRLYETSGFELLGRRKNYYQNPVEDALIYQKKVG